A single window of Providencia alcalifaciens DNA harbors:
- the pldA gene encoding phospholipase A — protein sequence MRALQMLLSSVLCFWSVSLFASDNTNEPAQQDTENHTPVRGSIISGLLQNYDNPFVLYPYEPNYIIYTYTSSINKKAIESYDWGNDALKDEVKFQLSLAFPIWRGIAGENSVLAASYTQRSWWQLSNKKESSPFRETNYEPQIFVGWALDNQFAGWTLREFETGFNHESNGRSDPTSRSWNRIYARAMAQNDNWQVELKPWYRIPESESSDDNPDINKYLGYYRVKVGYALGDSVISAAGHYNWNSGYGNAELGWSYPMTKHVRLYTQLFSGYGESMIDYDYRQTRFGIGVMLNDIM from the coding sequence ATGCGCGCTTTACAAATGTTGTTGAGTTCTGTGCTCTGTTTCTGGTCTGTTTCACTTTTTGCATCTGACAATACCAACGAACCGGCACAGCAGGATACTGAAAATCATACACCCGTTCGCGGAAGTATTATTTCGGGGTTACTGCAAAATTATGATAACCCATTCGTTTTGTATCCTTATGAACCCAATTACATCATTTATACCTATACGTCTTCAATAAATAAGAAGGCCATCGAGAGTTATGATTGGGGTAATGATGCACTGAAAGATGAAGTGAAATTCCAATTGAGCTTGGCGTTTCCTATTTGGCGTGGTATTGCGGGGGAAAACTCGGTTCTCGCGGCATCTTATACACAGCGTTCTTGGTGGCAACTTAGTAATAAGAAAGAATCTTCGCCATTTCGTGAAACCAACTATGAACCACAGATTTTTGTTGGTTGGGCACTAGATAACCAATTTGCGGGCTGGACGTTACGCGAATTCGAAACGGGCTTTAACCATGAATCAAACGGTCGCTCCGATCCAACATCTCGCAGTTGGAACCGTATTTATGCCCGAGCCATGGCGCAGAATGATAACTGGCAAGTTGAGTTAAAACCGTGGTATCGCATTCCTGAAAGCGAAAGCAGCGATGACAACCCAGACATTAATAAATATCTCGGCTATTACCGCGTAAAAGTGGGGTATGCGCTTGGGGATAGCGTTATTTCAGCAGCTGGTCACTATAACTGGAACTCTGGCTATGGCAATGCGGAGCTGGGCTGGAGCTATCCAATGACGAAACATGTGCGTTTATATACCCAACTGTTTAGTGGTTATGGTGAGTCGATGATAGACTATGACTATCGCCAAACACGTTTTGGTATCGGTGTGATGCTTAACGATATCATGTGA